Proteins encoded within one genomic window of Callithrix jacchus isolate 240 chromosome 11, calJac240_pri, whole genome shotgun sequence:
- the MRM3 gene encoding LOW QUALITY PROTEIN: rRNA methyltransferase 3, mitochondrial (The sequence of the model RefSeq protein was modified relative to this genomic sequence to represent the inferred CDS: substituted 4 bases at 4 genomic stop codons) produces MTYSKTQLXHSLTLLLICDNLCDPGSLGTILKSPTWTGYSKVFQTLKGCVDAWEPKVLQVGMGARFQVPSINNLKAEIVPHYLPPDTQVYVADNXNLYAQAQMSNKASDYGLVYDWRHLKFHEYEEKXGLDTGASKGWLPDTEVQSHDLDWTEAPAAVVVGSETHGMSLESLXLAESTGSKRLLIPVAPVVNGLNPAMAARNLLFEGKRQLWVRVEHLSRDRSYH; encoded by the coding sequence ATGACATATTCAAAGACTCAGCTTTAGCATTCACTGACTCTATTATTGATTTGTGACAATCTTTGTGACCCTGGGAGCCTGGGGACAATTCTGAAATCTCCCACTTGGACAGGCTACAGCAAAGTGTTTCAAACTTTGAAAGGCTGTGTGGATGCCTGGGAGCCCAAAGTGCTACAGGTGGGTATGGGTGCACGTTTTCAGGTACCCAGTATCAATAATCTGAAAGCAGAAATAGTGCCACATTACTTGCCCCCTGACACCCAGGTCTATGTGGCTGACAACTAAAACCTTTATGCTCAGGCTCAGATGTCTAATAAAGCCAGTGACTATGGCTTGGTGTATGATTGGCGACACCTGAAGTTTCACGAGTACGAAGAAAAGTAAGGTCTAGACACTGGAGCCAGTAAAGGTTGGCTGCCTGATACTGAAGTTCAGAGTCATGACTTGGACTGGACAGAGGCACCAGCAGCTGTGGTGGTTGGCAGCGAGACCCACGGCATGAGTCTGGAGTCTCTGTAGTTGGCTGAGAGCACTGGGAGCAAGAGGCTGCTGATCCCTGTTGCCCCTGTTGTGAACGGTCTCAACCCAGCCATGGCTGCACGCAACCTGCTTTTTGAAGGGAAGAGACAATTGTGGGTGAGGGTGGAACATTTAAGCAGGGACAGGAGTTACCACTGA